The following coding sequences are from one Ruminococcus flavefaciens AE3010 window:
- a CDS encoding V-type ATP synthase subunit E yields the protein MSGLDEILNLIETQQQQGEEMILKAAKSKAAAIKAEGDKKAQTAYEDFLHRAKEQTEKDFENACNSADADVKRRILSFKVGLIDEAVEKTIAKLKSLPDSEYFQLIIKLAERHSQPDKGVLSLCSKDLARVPADFESRLNECVKKTGGSISLSKEAADIEDGFILSYGLISENCSFRAIIESEKDEIRDTAARVLFSR from the coding sequence ATGTCAGGACTTGACGAGATTCTTAACCTCATTGAAACTCAGCAGCAGCAGGGAGAAGAGATGATCCTGAAAGCCGCTAAAAGCAAGGCAGCGGCTATAAAGGCTGAGGGCGACAAAAAAGCTCAGACTGCATATGAAGATTTTCTCCACAGAGCCAAGGAGCAAACCGAGAAAGATTTTGAAAATGCCTGTAACTCTGCGGACGCCGACGTGAAACGCCGAATCCTTTCATTTAAAGTCGGTCTAATCGACGAAGCTGTCGAAAAGACTATAGCTAAGCTGAAATCATTGCCTGACAGCGAGTATTTTCAGCTTATAATCAAGCTCGCAGAGCGTCACAGTCAGCCTGATAAGGGCGTGCTCTCATTATGCAGCAAAGATCTTGCAAGAGTTCCTGCGGATTTTGAGAGCAGACTCAACGAGTGCGTGAAGAAAACAGGCGGCAGTATCAGTCTTTCAAAAGAAGCTGCTGACATTGAGGACGGCTTTATACTCAGCTATGGGCTTATTTCGGAAAATTGCAGCTTCCGTGCGATCATCGAATCCGAAAAGGACGAGATAAGAGATACGGCGGCAAGAGTGCTTTTCAGTAGGTGA
- the aspS gene encoding aspartate--tRNA ligase, with protein sequence MVDSMKGLKRTHYCGEVTEAGREVVVGGFVDRIRDKGGVIFIVLRDRTGVVQLLFNDETDREIFDKAASCKSEYVLMAKGEVRERESKNDKLKTGNVEIFVTDLRILAKAQTPPFEIVNETKVNDELRLKYRYLDLRRAPLQENIIRRHEIARVTREYFYENGFLEIETPMMMKSTPEGARDYLIPSRVHQGKFYALPQSPQIYKQLLMVSGYDRYIQLARCFRDEDLRADRQPEFTQIDLEMSFVDAEDIQECVEGFVQRVFKEVMGVDVPTPLPRLTFADAMNRYGSDKPDTRFGFEIQDITDTVKDIDFVVFKNAIEDGGSVRAINVKNGAATYTRKEIDKLVEHAKGIGAKGLAYIRWADEPNCSFKKFLADGDLEKICSAVDAHEGDLVLICADKTKTVLATLGAIRLICGKRMEVIPEDQYNFLWITEMPFFEHDDENNTWVAAHHPFTMPMEECLEYLDTDPANVRAKAWDLVLNGTELSSGSMRITDFELQQRMFEALGMTDEEIQAKFGFLVDAYRYGAPPHGGMGIGLDRLAMIMCKADSLRDVTAFPKVQNASELMSECPSTVDDESLDVLGITVVKKEDE encoded by the coding sequence ATGGTAGACAGTATGAAAGGTCTCAAGCGCACTCATTACTGCGGTGAGGTCACAGAAGCAGGCAGGGAAGTCGTTGTAGGCGGCTTTGTTGACAGAATAAGAGATAAGGGCGGCGTTATCTTTATCGTATTAAGGGACAGAACGGGTGTTGTTCAGCTCCTTTTCAACGATGAGACAGACCGTGAGATATTTGATAAGGCAGCTTCCTGCAAGAGCGAGTATGTTCTCATGGCTAAGGGCGAGGTTCGTGAACGCGAGAGCAAGAACGATAAGCTGAAAACAGGTAATGTAGAGATATTCGTAACTGATCTCAGAATACTTGCAAAGGCACAGACACCGCCTTTCGAGATCGTTAATGAAACAAAGGTAAATGACGAACTCCGTCTCAAGTATCGTTACCTTGACCTCAGACGCGCCCCTTTACAGGAGAACATCATCAGGCGCCATGAGATCGCAAGAGTTACCCGTGAATACTTCTACGAGAATGGATTTCTTGAAATAGAGACTCCTATGATGATGAAGTCTACTCCCGAGGGCGCAAGAGACTATCTTATCCCTTCAAGAGTTCATCAGGGCAAGTTCTACGCTCTGCCACAGTCTCCTCAGATATACAAGCAGCTTCTTATGGTATCGGGCTATGACAGATATATCCAGCTTGCCCGCTGCTTCCGTGACGAGGATCTCCGTGCAGACAGACAGCCTGAGTTCACACAGATAGACCTTGAAATGTCATTCGTTGACGCTGAGGATATACAGGAGTGCGTTGAGGGCTTCGTTCAGCGCGTATTCAAGGAAGTTATGGGAGTTGACGTACCAACTCCTCTCCCGAGACTTACCTTCGCTGATGCTATGAACCGTTACGGCTCCGATAAGCCTGATACACGTTTTGGCTTCGAGATTCAGGACATCACTGATACAGTAAAGGATATCGACTTTGTAGTATTCAAGAACGCTATCGAGGACGGCGGCTCTGTACGCGCTATCAACGTAAAGAACGGCGCTGCAACATATACACGTAAGGAAATAGACAAGCTTGTTGAACATGCTAAGGGCATCGGCGCTAAAGGTCTTGCTTACATCCGCTGGGCCGACGAGCCTAACTGCTCATTCAAGAAGTTCCTTGCTGACGGTGACCTTGAAAAGATATGCTCCGCAGTTGACGCACACGAGGGAGACCTTGTGCTCATATGCGCAGACAAGACAAAGACCGTTCTTGCAACTCTCGGCGCAATAAGACTTATCTGCGGAAAGAGAATGGAAGTTATCCCCGAGGATCAGTACAATTTCCTTTGGATCACAGAAATGCCTTTCTTCGAGCATGACGACGAGAACAATACATGGGTAGCTGCACATCACCCATTCACAATGCCTATGGAGGAGTGTCTTGAATACCTCGACACTGATCCCGCAAATGTCCGCGCAAAGGCGTGGGATCTTGTACTCAACGGCACCGAGCTTTCAAGCGGCTCTATGCGTATCACCGACTTTGAGCTTCAGCAGAGGATGTTTGAGGCTCTGGGCATGACTGACGAAGAGATACAGGCTAAGTTTGGCTTCCTCGTTGACGCATATCGTTACGGTGCACCGCCTCACGGTGGTATGGGTATCGGACTTGACCGTCTTGCGATGATAATGTGCAAGGCTGATAGTCTCCGTGACGTTACTGCATTCCCGAAGGTTCAGAACGCAAGCGAGCTTATGTCTGAATGTCCGTCAACAGTTGACGACGAGAGCCTTGATGTTCTCGGCATCACCGTTGTAAAAAAAGAAGATGAGTAA
- a CDS encoding methylglyoxal synthase yields the protein MKIAIIAHDAKKELMVQFCSAYCGILSKHTLIATNTTGKQVSEATGLPIKRYLSGQGGAEQILALLSCNEVDVLLFFRDPINPKAADVHGMNLLRLCDVHNVPVATNIATAEALILALERGDLDWREVGTPSI from the coding sequence ATGAAGATAGCAATTATAGCACATGATGCAAAAAAAGAGCTTATGGTACAGTTCTGCAGCGCGTACTGCGGAATCTTATCCAAGCACACTCTTATCGCTACAAATACAACAGGCAAGCAGGTAAGTGAAGCTACAGGACTTCCTATCAAGAGGTATCTCAGCGGTCAGGGGGGAGCAGAGCAGATACTCGCACTTCTCTCATGTAATGAAGTCGATGTTCTCCTTTTCTTCCGTGATCCTATCAATCCAAAGGCAGCAGATGTTCACGGAATGAATCTTCTCAGACTTTGTGATGTTCACAACGTACCTGTTGCTACAAATATCGCTACCGCAGAAGCGCTGATACTCGCTCTTGAAAGAGGCGATCTTGACTGGCGTGAGGTCGGTACCCCCAGCATCTAA
- a CDS encoding V-type ATP synthase subunit F — translation MYKAAVIGDSASVSGFAALGLSVFRETEPEKITKLISRLAANDFAVIYITEPAAALVRDTINKYRSSKLPSIVLIPAIEGNTGEGVRALHEAVEKAVGSDILN, via the coding sequence ATGTATAAAGCAGCAGTTATCGGTGACAGCGCAAGTGTGTCAGGCTTTGCAGCTCTTGGGCTTTCTGTTTTCCGTGAGACTGAACCCGAAAAGATTACCAAGCTTATTTCAAGGCTTGCAGCCAATGATTTCGCAGTTATATATATAACCGAACCTGCAGCTGCACTTGTGAGAGATACAATAAACAAATATCGGAGCAGTAAGCTTCCGTCAATAGTTCTTATACCTGCTATCGAAGGCAATACAGGAGAAGGCGTAAGAGCTCTTCACGAAGCAGTCGAAAAGGCTGTAGGCTCGGATATATTAAATTAG
- a CDS encoding V0D/AC39 family V-type ATPase subunit, translating into MNDTKYANAVGAVRAMENSLLTGTDIDQLINSRSKAETASIIASRSGSNNSESLSDVWVMLREYASDCKELPILLYRNDFHNLKAVLKAIISNREPKQYYIEPSNVELSALVEAINSKEYDLLPNYMQSTAEEAYELITQTLDGQLSDSFIDTSALKAMQKSAEESGSSFMQKYAELLTVCADVKTAYRCSILGKSAQFMESAICGSTELDKEQLIRAALGGTESLFSFLEGTTYSDAAALLKESAAQYEKWCDDVIMELAETARMQAFGSEPLAAYFIAKEAEIKNLRILSVCKEFGADKETITERMRKLYV; encoded by the coding sequence ATGAACGATACAAAATACGCAAACGCTGTAGGCGCTGTCAGAGCAATGGAGAATTCACTGCTTACCGGAACTGATATAGATCAGCTTATCAATTCAAGGAGCAAGGCTGAAACAGCTTCTATTATTGCATCGAGAAGCGGCTCAAACAACAGTGAAAGCCTTTCAGATGTATGGGTGATGCTCAGGGAATATGCGTCTGACTGCAAGGAACTTCCTATTCTTCTTTACAGGAATGATTTCCATAATCTGAAAGCAGTGCTCAAAGCGATCATCTCAAACAGAGAGCCGAAACAGTATTATATAGAGCCTTCAAATGTTGAGCTTTCTGCTCTTGTTGAAGCTATAAATTCAAAAGAGTACGATCTGCTCCCGAATTATATGCAGAGTACAGCAGAGGAGGCTTATGAGCTCATAACTCAGACCCTTGATGGTCAGCTTTCCGATTCATTTATTGATACCTCTGCACTTAAAGCTATGCAGAAGAGCGCAGAAGAAAGCGGCAGCAGCTTTATGCAGAAATACGCAGAACTGCTTACTGTATGTGCAGATGTAAAGACTGCATACAGATGCAGTATACTCGGCAAAAGTGCTCAGTTCATGGAAAGTGCCATATGCGGAAGCACAGAACTGGACAAGGAGCAGCTTATCAGAGCTGCGCTGGGCGGTACGGAATCACTTTTCAGCTTTCTTGAGGGAACAACGTACAGCGATGCAGCTGCACTTCTGAAAGAATCTGCCGCACAGTACGAAAAATGGTGCGATGACGTTATAATGGAGCTTGCGGAGACTGCACGTATGCAGGCTTTCGGTTCAGAGCCTCTTGCAGCATATTTTATCGCAAAGGAAGCAGAGATAAAGAATCTACGAATACTTTCTGTCTGCAAGGAATTCGGCGCAGACAAGGAAACTATCACGGAAAGGATGAGAAAGCTATATGTATAA
- a CDS encoding V-type ATP synthase subunit I: MAKLKMKKIELIAMLTDSKKIIELLQRRGVVEISKNEDEELENTNVTAVVGEFDKFRNTAVQALEIIDNYFPEKVGLADLFSGKTEVEKHEFGQEAMQMEKVMAAANEIIKNQRTITEANTSISQLEIKCDMLDRWLPLDVPLNFKGTASTSAYIGTLPYQITAEELEEQLPDNCSVEVVSGSKEQTNLFILCSKDSYEEAGDKLRKLAFAFVSEPESKTPNELIDSYKEKVEQLNKKIDEAKDSIEKLSENRKQLKFVIDYLQMRKEKYDALSGLGFTESTFVLTGFIPEKYAESLQKEIEAKYTAAITFTDPTDEDDVPVLLENSKFSAPVEGITKMYAMPGKGDVDPTPVMSFFYYLFFGMMLSDAGYGLLMVIGTTIALKKFKLESSMKKTLTMFRNCGISTVFWGALFGSWFGDIAQVVARNFFDKEIGSLALWFEPLTDPVKLLLVSFGLGILHLFLGVAVAFKMTWDSGKKLDAVFDALPIYLIVLGVAPLGAGMFIAVPEALKTTGIYMLLAGVIILVLTAGRTSKSIFGKFFGGLYALYNTATGYFGDILSYSRLLALGLATGSIASVINLIGTMPENKVFKLILLIIVFVVGHIANLAINLLGAYVHTDRLQFVELFSKFYTGGGREFSPLTVNTKYIKFKEENSND, from the coding sequence ATGGCGAAGCTCAAAATGAAGAAAATAGAGCTTATTGCTATGCTCACTGACAGTAAAAAGATAATCGAGCTCCTGCAGCGGCGAGGTGTTGTCGAGATCTCCAAAAACGAAGATGAAGAGCTTGAAAACACCAACGTGACAGCAGTTGTCGGAGAGTTTGACAAATTCCGAAATACTGCTGTACAAGCGCTGGAGATAATCGATAATTATTTTCCCGAAAAGGTCGGCTTAGCTGATTTGTTCAGCGGCAAGACAGAGGTGGAAAAGCATGAGTTCGGTCAGGAAGCCATGCAGATGGAAAAAGTCATGGCTGCGGCAAATGAGATCATCAAGAATCAGCGAACTATCACGGAGGCAAATACAAGCATCTCACAGCTTGAAATAAAGTGTGATATGCTTGACAGATGGCTTCCGCTTGACGTTCCTCTCAATTTTAAGGGAACTGCTTCGACTTCTGCTTATATAGGTACATTGCCTTACCAGATAACAGCTGAAGAGCTTGAAGAACAGCTTCCTGATAATTGCAGCGTTGAAGTTGTCAGCGGCTCAAAGGAGCAGACAAATCTGTTCATTCTTTGCAGCAAGGATTCGTACGAAGAAGCAGGCGATAAGCTGAGAAAGCTGGCATTTGCTTTTGTTTCCGAGCCGGAAAGCAAAACACCTAATGAACTTATCGATTCATATAAGGAAAAAGTGGAACAGCTCAATAAAAAAATCGACGAAGCTAAGGATTCCATAGAAAAGCTTTCTGAGAACCGAAAGCAGCTGAAGTTCGTTATTGATTATCTGCAAATGCGCAAGGAAAAATACGACGCTCTCAGCGGACTTGGATTTACGGAGAGCACCTTTGTGCTGACAGGATTTATTCCCGAAAAATATGCTGAATCGCTGCAAAAAGAGATAGAAGCCAAGTACACGGCAGCTATCACATTTACTGATCCGACAGATGAGGACGATGTACCTGTTTTACTGGAAAACAGTAAGTTTTCCGCCCCTGTAGAGGGCATTACGAAAATGTATGCAATGCCGGGCAAGGGCGATGTTGACCCCACGCCTGTAATGTCGTTCTTCTACTACCTGTTTTTCGGTATGATGCTTTCAGATGCAGGCTATGGACTGCTTATGGTAATAGGGACCACCATTGCGCTAAAAAAATTCAAGCTTGAATCAAGCATGAAAAAGACACTCACCATGTTCCGAAACTGCGGTATATCCACAGTATTCTGGGGAGCTCTTTTCGGAAGCTGGTTCGGAGATATAGCTCAGGTCGTAGCAAGGAACTTTTTCGATAAAGAGATTGGAAGTCTTGCACTGTGGTTCGAGCCTTTGACAGATCCCGTAAAATTGCTTCTTGTTTCATTTGGACTCGGAATACTTCATTTATTCCTCGGCGTTGCCGTTGCGTTCAAGATGACATGGGACAGCGGCAAAAAGCTTGACGCTGTATTCGATGCCCTGCCCATATATCTAATAGTTCTCGGAGTTGCACCATTGGGTGCAGGAATGTTCATTGCCGTGCCTGAGGCTCTCAAAACAACAGGTATATATATGCTTCTCGCAGGAGTTATCATACTTGTTCTGACAGCAGGTCGAACATCTAAATCCATATTCGGCAAGTTCTTCGGAGGTCTGTATGCGCTTTACAATACAGCCACTGGCTATTTCGGAGATATCCTGTCCTATTCGAGACTTCTTGCTCTCGGACTGGCAACAGGAAGTATCGCCAGCGTAATTAATCTTATAGGTACAATGCCTGAGAATAAGGTATTCAAGCTCATACTGCTCATCATTGTATTTGTTGTGGGCCATATCGCAAACCTTGCTATTAATCTGCTTGGAGCATATGTTCATACCGACAGACTGCAGTTCGTTGAGCTTTTCAGTAAATTCTACACAGGCGGCGGCAGAGAATTCTCACCGCTTACTGTAAATACCAAGTATATAAAATTCAAGGAGGAAAATTCAAATGACTAA
- a CDS encoding V-type ATP synthase subunit K: protein MTNGLVLAIIGAALAALLAGIGSAKGVSLVGEAASGVVSVDPSKFSKVLVLELLPGTQGLYGLIAAMFILLRTGVLGGSAAELTVQQGLGFLAASLPIAVVGLISGIMQGRTAAAGVSITAKKPDHNGKAIIMAAMVETYAILALLISVLMILNIAV, encoded by the coding sequence ATGACTAACGGTTTAGTTTTAGCAATTATAGGCGCTGCTCTTGCAGCACTTTTAGCAGGTATCGGCTCTGCAAAGGGCGTAAGCCTTGTAGGTGAGGCTGCTTCCGGAGTGGTTTCCGTTGACCCTTCAAAGTTTAGCAAGGTGCTCGTTCTTGAGCTTCTTCCGGGTACACAGGGACTTTACGGACTTATTGCAGCTATGTTTATTCTTCTTCGTACAGGCGTACTCGGCGGCAGTGCTGCTGAGCTCACAGTACAGCAGGGACTTGGTTTTCTCGCAGCTTCACTTCCTATCGCTGTTGTAGGTCTTATATCAGGTATCATGCAGGGCAGAACAGCCGCAGCAGGCGTAAGCATCACTGCTAAGAAGCCCGATCATAACGGTAAGGCTATCATCATGGCAGCTATGGTTGAGACATACGCTATCCTTGCACTTCTTATATCAGTTCTTATGATATTGAACATCGCAGTATGA
- the hisS gene encoding histidine--tRNA ligase: MAINIKRPNGTEDVLPKDVYKWHTIEKIARDTAESFGFSEIRIPTFENTDLFLRSVGETTDVVQKEMYTVKAKETEFTLRPEGTAGTIRAMLQNGLLNEALPQKVYYILSCFRHERPQAGRLREFHQFGLEMAGSAAPTADAEVISLAKNLLDRLGLKNIELHINSIGCPTCRAEYHKALKAYFEPHREELCDTCKERLVKNPMRLLDCKSPICKEIGKDAPLIIDYLCDECKEHFESVKKYLTNWSIDYIVDPKIVRGLDYYTKTVFEFITNEIGAQGTVCAGGRYDGLIEQLGGQHVPALGFATGIERLLLVMDKQGCDYLTPKKCDIYFATMGDAALEKAMELTKGLREYGYCAEYDLMGRGIKPQMKYANKIGAVYTLVLGDNELQEGKAKLKEMESGKETEILLNDKFTANFENEFFNKVLDVMDAEGSPMFAFTGEDK; encoded by the coding sequence ATGGCAATTAATATCAAACGCCCAAACGGCACCGAAGATGTTCTTCCAAAGGATGTCTATAAATGGCATACAATCGAGAAGATCGCAAGAGATACCGCTGAGAGCTTTGGTTTTTCTGAGATCAGGATACCTACCTTTGAAAATACAGACCTGTTTCTGCGCTCTGTAGGTGAAACTACAGATGTTGTTCAGAAGGAAATGTATACCGTAAAGGCTAAGGAGACTGAGTTCACTCTTCGTCCCGAGGGTACAGCAGGTACTATCCGTGCTATGCTCCAGAACGGACTTCTCAATGAGGCGCTGCCTCAGAAGGTATATTATATACTTTCGTGTTTCCGCCACGAAAGACCACAGGCAGGAAGATTACGTGAGTTCCACCAGTTTGGCCTTGAAATGGCAGGAAGTGCAGCTCCTACAGCAGACGCCGAGGTAATTTCTCTTGCAAAGAATCTGCTGGATCGCCTTGGCTTGAAGAATATAGAGCTTCATATAAATTCTATCGGATGTCCGACCTGCCGTGCCGAGTACCACAAGGCACTCAAAGCTTATTTCGAGCCGCATCGTGAGGAGCTCTGCGATACCTGCAAGGAAAGACTTGTCAAGAATCCTATGAGACTTCTTGACTGCAAGAGCCCTATATGTAAGGAAATAGGCAAGGACGCTCCTCTGATAATCGATTATCTTTGCGATGAGTGCAAAGAGCATTTTGAAAGCGTTAAAAAGTACCTGACAAATTGGAGTATCGATTATATAGTTGATCCCAAGATAGTAAGAGGTCTTGACTATTATACAAAGACTGTTTTTGAGTTTATAACGAACGAAATAGGCGCACAGGGTACAGTTTGCGCAGGCGGACGATATGACGGACTTATCGAGCAGCTTGGCGGACAGCACGTTCCCGCTCTTGGCTTTGCCACAGGTATCGAAAGACTTCTTCTTGTAATGGACAAGCAGGGCTGTGATTATCTCACTCCCAAGAAGTGCGATATCTACTTCGCAACAATGGGCGACGCTGCACTTGAAAAGGCAATGGAGCTCACAAAGGGACTCCGCGAGTACGGCTACTGCGCTGAGTATGATCTCATGGGCAGAGGTATAAAGCCTCAGATGAAGTATGCTAATAAGATCGGCGCTGTCTATACACTGGTTCTCGGTGATAACGAGCTTCAGGAGGGTAAGGCAAAGCTAAAGGAAATGGAAAGCGGCAAGGAGACAGAGATTCTTCTTAACGACAAATTTACAGCAAATTTTGAAAATGAATTTTTCAATAAAGTCCTGGACGTAATGGACGCTGAGGGCAGTCCGATGTTCGCATTCACAGGGGAGGATAAGTAA
- a CDS encoding NUDIX domain-containing protein — translation MSNRFYAVCGILDIDGKILFVRHTYGPAKERILIPGGYVKEGELPSEAVKREFFEETGVTAEAESVFAVQFRTEQWIIVFKLRYIAGEPRSDGYENSEVLLLTPQEAVDRTDITNMSRAILKAYIDNIDNTLEKGDYRSITLKAGEYEIFGV, via the coding sequence ATGAGTAATCGTTTTTACGCAGTATGCGGAATACTCGACATAGACGGTAAAATACTATTTGTAAGACATACATATGGTCCTGCAAAGGAGCGTATACTTATTCCTGGCGGATATGTCAAGGAAGGAGAGCTTCCCTCAGAGGCAGTAAAACGCGAGTTCTTTGAGGAAACAGGCGTTACTGCCGAGGCTGAGTCAGTATTTGCTGTTCAGTTCCGCACTGAGCAGTGGATAATCGTATTCAAGCTTAGGTATATTGCTGGCGAACCGCGTTCCGACGGCTATGAAAACAGCGAAGTACTGCTGCTTACGCCGCAGGAGGCTGTTGACAGAACTGATATTACAAATATGAGCCGAGCCATTTTGAAAGCGTATATCGATAATATAGATAACACCCTTGAAAAGGGCGACTATAGATCAATAACGCTTAAAGCAGGCGAATATGAAATTTTTGGCGTATAA
- a CDS encoding TIGR01212 family radical SAM protein (This family includes YhcC from E. coli K-12, an uncharacterized radical SAM protein.), giving the protein MSSNPFKYTSDNKRYNTLNYYNQQTFGKKIYKAVIDLGLTCPNIDGSNGKGGCIFCDSGSGYFTHGEADILTQLTLEKDRICSKYGDDAEFIAYFQANTNTYAPVEFLRKAYYTALGFSNVFGISIGTRADCLSDDIVSLLCELNNRTHLTVELGMQSCHEKTISLINRCCTHEEFKRGYSKLKSAGIRTCLHVINGLPFESESEMLETANEVAWLRPEAVKLQMLHVIRGTKLAEMYSNGEFRLLERDEYIDIIAHQLELLPPETVIERITGDGDKRKLIAPMWSADKIAVLGGIDKRLAELDTWQGRLYSDR; this is encoded by the coding sequence ATGAGCAGTAATCCTTTTAAATATACAAGTGATAACAAGCGGTATAATACCCTGAATTATTACAACCAGCAAACGTTTGGCAAAAAAATATATAAAGCTGTTATAGACCTCGGTCTGACGTGTCCTAATATAGACGGCTCGAATGGTAAGGGCGGCTGTATCTTCTGTGACAGCGGAAGCGGATATTTTACACACGGAGAAGCTGATATTCTCACTCAGTTAACGCTTGAAAAAGACAGAATATGCTCAAAATATGGTGATGACGCTGAGTTTATTGCATACTTTCAAGCAAATACAAATACTTACGCTCCTGTTGAGTTTCTGCGCAAAGCATACTATACCGCACTTGGATTTTCTAATGTTTTCGGCATATCCATAGGCACTCGCGCTGACTGCCTGTCTGACGATATAGTATCACTTCTCTGTGAATTAAACAACAGAACTCATCTGACAGTTGAACTTGGAATGCAAAGCTGTCACGAAAAGACGATTTCCCTGATAAATCGCTGCTGCACTCATGAAGAATTCAAAAGAGGCTATTCTAAGTTAAAAAGCGCAGGTATACGCACCTGTCTGCACGTTATAAACGGGCTTCCGTTTGAAAGTGAAAGCGAAATGCTTGAAACTGCCAATGAAGTCGCATGGCTTCGTCCCGAAGCGGTTAAGCTCCAGATGCTGCACGTTATCCGCGGAACTAAGCTGGCTGAAATGTACTCAAATGGCGAGTTCAGGCTTCTTGAACGCGATGAATATATAGATATAATCGCACATCAGCTTGAACTTCTTCCACCAGAAACAGTCATCGAGCGAATCACAGGCGACGGAGATAAACGAAAGCTTATCGCTCCTATGTGGAGTGCCGATAAAATAGCAGTTCTCGGCGGCATCGATAAAAGGCTGGCGGAGCTTGACACATGGCAGGGCAGATTATATTCAGACAGATAA
- a CDS encoding shikimate kinase, which translates to MNGKNIVLIGMPAVGKSTVGVILAKLLGYSFVDTDLVIQKSEGKLLKHIIAEKGIDGFIETENRILSSLDVTNSVISTGGSVIYGEDAMKNLSRNGTVVYLKLDYHKLKYRLHNIKNRGVVIREGQTLSSLYRERAPLYEKYADIIIDENGCNIEKTVGKIMESIDAYL; encoded by the coding sequence ATGAATGGAAAGAATATTGTTCTCATCGGTATGCCTGCCGTCGGAAAGAGCACTGTAGGCGTTATTCTTGCGAAACTGCTTGGTTACAGCTTTGTTGATACCGATCTTGTTATACAGAAAAGCGAAGGCAAGCTTTTGAAGCATATAATTGCCGAAAAGGGAATAGACGGATTTATTGAAACTGAAAACCGTATATTGAGCAGTCTTGATGTTACTAATTCTGTGATCTCCACAGGCGGAAGCGTTATTTACGGTGAAGATGCCATGAAGAATCTTTCACGGAACGGTACAGTGGTCTATCTTAAACTCGATTATCACAAGCTGAAATATCGCCTTCATAACATCAAAAATCGCGGTGTTGTTATTCGGGAGGGACAGACTCTCAGTTCACTTTACAGGGAAAGAGCCCCTCTTTATGAGAAATATGCCGATATTATCATTGATGAAAACGGCTGCAATATTGAAAAAACAGTTGGAAAGATAATGGAGAGCATAGATGCTTACTTGTAA
- a CDS encoding AAA family ATPase, translating to MSKIIAVTSGKGGTGKSTVCAGIGYTLAKQGHRTLIIELDFGLRCLDIIFGVEDNIKYDLGDVLSGKKSALDAVAQIPMASNLNILCAPKTLTAVNAEQIVDICRSVKKYFEYIIIDTGAGINSHVFDIVEQANLILVVSTPDPVCIRDASLMSDEFYNRGNKSQRLIINKISKKIIGSELITNLDEIIDKVGVQLIGVIPDDFKMTVATGKGNPIPTDSEALKAFDAISKRLGGEFVPLTVKTV from the coding sequence ATGTCTAAAATAATTGCTGTTACATCAGGAAAAGGCGGTACAGGAAAGTCCACTGTATGCGCAGGTATTGGTTATACTCTTGCAAAACAGGGACACAGGACACTTATCATCGAGCTCGATTTCGGTCTGAGGTGTCTTGATATTATTTTCGGTGTTGAGGATAATATCAAGTATGATCTGGGCGATGTCCTCAGCGGCAAGAAAAGTGCTCTTGATGCTGTTGCACAGATACCTATGGCTTCAAACCTCAATATTTTGTGCGCACCTAAGACTCTTACAGCTGTTAACGCAGAACAGATCGTTGATATATGCCGTTCTGTAAAGAAGTATTTTGAGTATATCATCATCGATACAGGTGCAGGTATCAATTCCCACGTATTCGATATTGTTGAACAGGCTAACCTTATACTGGTTGTTTCTACTCCTGATCCTGTATGTATCAGAGATGCCAGCCTCATGTCTGACGAGTTCTACAACAGAGGAAATAAAAGCCAGAGACTTATCATCAACAAGATAAGCAAGAAGATCATCGGCAGCGAACTCATCACTAACCTTGACGAGATCATCGATAAGGTAGGAGTACAGCTTATCGGAGTTATCCCTGATGACTTCAAGATGACAGTTGCAACAGGAAAGGGTAATCCTATTCCTACAGACAGCGAAGCCCTCAAGGCTTTCGATGCTATCTCTAAGAGACTTGGCGGAGAGTTTGTTCCGCTTACAGTAAAAACTGTATAA